One segment of Falco rusticolus isolate bFalRus1 chromosome 3, bFalRus1.pri, whole genome shotgun sequence DNA contains the following:
- the LOC119144072 gene encoding lysophosphatidic acid receptor 6-like — protein sequence MADVSWTGEVSNETAANASSEFSVEADFQYCLFTVIYSIVFVLGLIENVLALYLLSCKVKHISHSYIYMINLALADTLFVCVLPFKIHYHLNWNNWIFGDMACRITGTLYYINIYLSIAFFTCICVDRYIAVLHPFTYIQIKVIHYVTVVTILWVVALSVTVPLILGGPLHNRGVRNTTACFENFATHSWTYRMAPYNILALVFGFVIPFSIILISYPLIAKRISQIKHAARKRKAVSTIYIILVICTLCFLPYHLTHLFHFLMRIQVIQNESFTTLIYKMRRVTLALVSFNCCLNPLLYYYTSSSKKWRFNLKLRFRSKKVYTICDQRLGESCVYKLQQTHGNKNPRDEIN from the coding sequence ATGGCAGATGTTTCCTGGACTGGAGAAGTCTCCAATGAGACAGCTGCCAATGCCAGTTCAGAATTCAGTGTGGAAGCAGACTTCCAGTATTGCTTGTTTACTGTCATCTACAGCATCGTCTTTGTGCTGGGACTGATAGAAAATGTCTTGGCTCTGTATCTCCTGTCCTGCAAGGTAAAGCACATTTCTCATTCCTATATATACATGATCAATCTGGCTCTGGCAGACaccttgtttgtttgtgtgctgccttttaaaattcattaccACCTGAACTGGAACAACTGGATCTTTGGTGACATGGCCTGCAGGATAACTGGGACTCTGTACTACATCAACATCTACCTGAGCATTGCCTTCTTCACCTGCATCTGCGTTGATCGTTACATTGCGGTGCTGCACCCCTTCACGTACATCCAGATCAAAGTCATCCATTACGTGACGGTGGTCACGATCCTTTGGGTGGTCGCTCTGAGTGTCACGGTTCCACTTATCCTTGGAGGTCCCCTCCACAACAGAGGGGTGAGGAACACGACGGCATGTTTTGAGAACTTTGCTACGCATAGCTGGACTTACCGCATGGCGCCTTACAACATCCTGGCcttagtttttggttttgtgatcCCATTTTCCATCATTCTGATCAGCTACCCTCTCATCGCTAAGAGGATCTCCCAGATCAAACACGCCGCCCGCAAGAGGAAGGCCGTGAGCACTATCTACATCATCTTGGTCATTTGTACTTTGTGCTTTCTCCCCTATCACCTCACTCACTTGTTCCACTTCTTAATGAGAATCCAGGTCATCCAGAATGAGTCATTCACCACCTTGATCTACAAGATGCGAAGGGTCACCTTAGCCCTGGTGAGTTTCAACTGTTGCCTTAACCCCCTCTTGTACTACTACACCTCTTCCAGCAAGAAGTGGCGCTTCAACCTCAAGCTCAGATTCAGGTCCAAAAAGGTGTACACGATCTGCGACCAGAGACTCGGGGAGTCCTGCGTTTATAAACTCCAGCAGacacatggaaataaaaaccCCAGAGATGAAATCAACTGA